Below is a genomic region from Streptomyces sp. NBC_00461.
ACGCTGAACGTCGTCGTCGTGCTCGTCGGCCTGTGGCACGTCGTCACCGCGGGACACGTCATCACGGACTGGTCGAGCGCCCTGACGACCGAGCACGGAAACATCTTCGCGATGGTCGGCGTGGCCCTGCTCGTCTTCCCCAAGCTCGCGCTCGGCCTCTCCGGCTTCGAGACCGGCGTTGCCGTCATGCCCCACGTCAAGGGCGACTCGGACGACACCGAGGAGCAGCCCACGGGCCGCATCCGGGACACGAAGAAGCTGCTCACCATAGCCGCCCTGATCATGAGCGTCTTCCTGATCGCGACCAGCTTCATCACCACGCTGCTGATCCCGGAGAAGGAGTTCAAGCCGGGTGGCCAGGCCAACGGCCGCGCCCTCGCCTACCTCTCGCACGAGTACCTGGGCAACGCCTTCGGCACGGTCTACGACGTCTCGACGATCGCCATCCTCTGGTTCGCCGGCGCCTCCGCCATGGCCGGTCTGCTCAACCTCATGCCGCGCTATCTGCCGCGCTACGGCATGGCCCCGCACTGGGCGCGGGCGGTGCGCCCCATGGTCATCGTCTTCACGCTCATCGCCTTCCTGGTCACCTGGATCTTCGACGCGAGCGTCGACGCGCAGGGCGGCGCCTACGCCACCGGCGTGCTGGTGCTGATCAGCTCGGCCGCGGTCGCGGTGACCATCGCCGCCCGCAAGGCCAGGCAGCGGAACTGGACCATCGCCTTCGCGGTGATCTCCGCGGTGTTCCTGTACACGACGGTCGTGAACGTCATCGAGCGCCCCGACGGCGTCAAGATCGGCGCCTGCTTCATCGCCGGCATCATCCTGGTCTCGCTGCTCTCCCGGCTGGCCCGCGCCTTCGAGCTCCGCGTCACCGACGTCGAGCTGGACGACATGGCGGAACGTTTCATCAGGGACATGTCCAGCCGCAAGATCCGGTTCATCGCCAACGAGCCCGACCAGCGCGACAAGGCCGAGTACCGCGACAAGATCGAGCAGATCCGCAACGACAACGACATCCCCGGCGAGGACTTCGTCTTCGTCGAGGTCACGGTCCTCGACCCGTCCGAGTTCGAGGCTGGGCTGAGGGTGCGCGGCGAGGTCCTGCACGACCGCTATCGGGTGCTGACCCTGGAGTCCTCCTCCATCCCGAACGCGCTGGCCGCCCTGCTCCTCCACGTCCGCGACACCACCAAGTGCACTCCGCACATCTACTTCGAGTGGACCGAGGGCGGCCCCTTCGCCAACTTCCTGCGCTTCTTCCTCTTCGGCCAGGGCGAGGTCGCCCCGGTCACCCGCGAGGTCCTCCGCGAGGCAGAGCCGGACCGCACCCGCCGCCCCCGCGTCCACACCGGCTGAGCCGGCCTCCGGCGCGGGCGCCCCACCACCGCAAGCGACGCGTTGGAGCCCTCTGCCCGCGCCCGCCCGCCCGCCCGCCCGCCCGCCACAACCCGACGGTGTAAATCCGACGCCACAAACCCAACGGCCTGACCCAACGGCGTATTGGGCGCGTCAAAATTGGCCCGTGCGCCGTCAGGGCCTCGTCAGCGCACGGCGCGCTCGGCCCCGCTCCCGCCTACCTTCGCCTCATGCAGGGCAGCGGACCGTCGAGCCCGGCCGGCGACCGCCACTGGGGTGGCAGCGCTCGGCTCGCCCTGGGCTGCGCTCTCGTCTTCGGTGCCATGACGATGTTCGTCGACTGGGACGCGAGCACCCTGAGCCCCGCGCGCACCCTGCTCTGGCTCACGCTCTCCGCCGCGGTCTTCGCGGTTCTGCTCCCGCCCCGCGTCACCGCGGGCCCCGGCTGGATCGCGGTACGCGGCCCGGTACACCGCGGCATGGTCCGTACGGACTTGCTCGTGGCCGTACGGCAGTACGCCGGCGTCTCCTCCCACCTGGTCCTGCGCGACGCTCGGGGCAACTGCCTGCATCTCGACCCGCGCGTCCTCGCGGCCAATCCGCTGCTGTGGCACGAGCTGGACACGGGAATGCGCCGCTCCCTGGAGCGTGGCACTCTGCGACAGGGCACGGACGTCCTGCGCCGGATCGGTCACCGGATCGACGACGAGACCGCCCAGGCGGTGCTCAGGGCGTCGGGGCTTTCCTGACGAGCCCGCGCCGCTGCGGTCGTACGACCACCCGGCCGAAGCTCATACGTCCACCGACCACGACCCGCAGCGCCACGGGCATGTCCTGGCCGCCGGACGAACGTTCCTTGATCTTGGCGTAGTCGATCACCAGGGAGTCGGTGTCCACCACGACGCCCGGCCGCGTCATCAGCCGCAGGGTTCCGCCCCGCATGTCGAGGTCGATGTACAGGGTGTCGTGTGTGATCACCGCGCCGGTGAAGTCGAGCGTCACATCCCCCCACTCCGACTCGATCTCAAGCCGCCGCGGTACCACCCACTCCTCGCCGCGCCGGGCCGAACCGCCCCGCTGGTCGATGCGGACGACGTCCTTCACCTCGGCCGCGGCCTCTGCGTCGTCCGTCGGCAGGTCCGTCGTCAGGACGGCGAGCTCCCCCATCGTGCGGGCGGACAGGGCGGCCTCCACGCGCTCGCCGAGCTCCTCGACCGTCAGCCGGCCGTCCCCGGCCGCGATCCGCAGCACGTCCACGACCCGGTCCCGGTCCGCGTGCGAAGCCCGCAGGCCGAGCGACGCCCCACCGCTTCGTGACACCTCACCCGACATGGACACACTCCGAATCCCAGTCACGGACTAACGCTATATCGCGTTACACCCAACGCTCAACCCCACGTCCACCAGGGCCGGTTCGCGGCCCTATCGTGACCGCATGCAGAGCTACACGATCGGCCAGGCAGCACGACTGCTCGGCGTGAGCCCGGACACCGCACGCCGCTGGGCGGACGCCGGCCGGGTGGCGACCCATCGCGACGAGAGCGGCCGCCGACTCATCGAGGGCCGGGACCTGGCCGCCTTCTCCGTCGAACTCGCCAAGGCGGGCAGCGCCGAGGAGGAGACCTCGTACACCTCGGTCCGCAACGCCTTCCCCGGAATCGTCACCGCGATCAAGCTCGGTGACGTGGCAGCCCAGGTCGAGATCCAGGCCGGCCCCCACCGTCTGGTCTCCCTGCTGACCCGCGAGGCCGTCGAGGAACTGGGCCTGGAGGTCGGCATGGAGGCCACCGCCCGGGTGAAATCGACCAACGTCCACATCGACCGCACCTGACTCGCACGCCACTTCCGTACGAACGCACATGCGGCCCCTGTCGCTCCTAGGGCCAGCTCATGCGATGCGACAGGAGACTTACACCTCGCATATGCGCCAGTATGATTTCCATGATCTGCGCATCGGAAGAGGCCGACGGCCTCGTTCCTGTAGAAATCAGAGGGAGTGGACCCGTGATGACCCGTTCCGCGCGCCGGACCCGCCGGGCCCTTCAGGCGGCCGGTGCAGGAGCCGCCGCGCTGCTGGCTCTGAGCGCCTGCTCCTCGTCCGACTCGGACTCCGGCTCCACGACGTCCGGCTCCTCGGCGTCGTCGTCCTCGTCGCCGAAGCTGTCCGGCGACGTGACCGTCTTCGCCGCCGCCTCCCTCCAGGAGAGCTTCACGACCCTGGGCAAGGAGTTCGAGAAGGCCCACCCCGGCACGAAGGTCACCTTCAGCTTCGGCGGCAGTGACAGCCTGGCCGCCGGCATCACCGGCGGCGCCCCGGCCGACGTGTTCGCCTCCGCCAGCCCCAAGACGATGGCCATCGTGACGGACAAGAAGGACAACGCCACCGTGCCGGCCACCTTCGTCCGCAACCAGCTGGAGATCGCCACCCTGCCGGGCAACCCCGACAAGGTGTCCTCCCTGAAGGACCTCACCAGGTCAGGCCTCAAGGTCGTGCTGTGCGACAAGACGGTGCCCTGCGGCGCCGCCGCCCAGAAGGCGCTGGACGCGAGCAAGCTGAAGCTCACCCCCGTCTCCTACGAGGAGGACGTCAAGTCGGCCCTGAACAAGGTGGTGCTGAAGGAGGCCGACGCCGCCGTCGTCTACAAGACGGACGTGAAGACGGCGGGCAGCAAGGTGGAGGGCGTGGAGTTCCCCGAGTCCGCGGACGCGATCAACGACTACCCGATCACCCTGCTCAAGGACTCGAAGAACCCTGAGACCGCCAAGGCGTTCATCGCGCTCGTGCAGTCCGCCGAGGGCCAGAAGGTCCTGTCCGAGGCCGGGTTCCTCAAGCCGTGACCTCGACCGACAAGTCCGACGCCGCGGCCGACACCCTCCAGGGCGGCCCGCGGCGCGGACCTGTCCGGTCGGGCCGCCGCGGGGTTCCGCTGCCCCTGCTGGTCCCCGCGCTGATCGGCCTGGCGTTCCTCCTGCTGCCCCTGGTCGCCCTGCTCGTACGGGCCCCGTGGAGCACCCTCCCCGAGCAGCTGACCAGCACCGAGGTGTGGCAGGCGCTGAAGCTGTCGCTGGTGTGCGCCACGGCGGCGACCGCGGTGAGCCTGGTCGTCGGCGTCCCGCTGGCCTGGCTGCTGGCCCGCACGGACTTCCCCGGACGCGGTTTCGTACGTGCCCTGGTGACCCTCCCGCTCGTGCTGCCCCCCGTGGTCGGCGGCGTGGCCCTGCTGTTCGCCCTCGGCCGCAACGGCGTGGTCGGCCAGTGGCTGGACTCCTGGTTCGGCATCACGCTCCCCTTCACCACCGCGGGGGTCGTCGTCGCGGAGTCCTTCGTCGCCATGCCGTTCCTGGTCATCAGCGTGGAAGGCACCCTGCGTGCGGCAGATCCTCGCTACGAGGAGGCGGCCGCCACCCTGGGCGCGTCCCGCTTCACCGCGTTCCGCCGGGTCACCCTGCCGTTGATCGCGCCGGGCATCGGGGCCGGCGCCGTGCTGGCCTGGGCACGTGCCCTGGGCGAGTTCGGCGCGACGATCACCTTCGCGGGCAACTTCCCGGGCCGCACTCAGACCATGCCGCTCGCGGTCTACCTGGCCCTGCAGAACAACCCCGAGGCGGCCATCGCCCTCAGCCTGGTCCTACTGGCGGTCTCGATCGCAGTACTGGCGGGCCTACGGGACCGCTGGATGACGCCGTCATGACGAGCCCGCGCCGGAGGCCGATCCGATGACGAACACCCACCCCGCAGCCGCCGACGGCGCTCGGCCCCCGAAGGGGCAACCCGCGCCCGACAACGAAAGCACCACGGGTGGTGCGGGTGAGAACACGTACCCGGCCGAAGGCCGGCCACCCCCCACACACCCGAACCCGCACCCGCACCCCTCCGACGGCCTCGACGCCCACCTGGTGGTCGACCGGAAAACCTTCCGCCTCGACGTAACGCTCACCGCCGCCCCCGGAGACGTGGTCGCCGTGCTCGGCCCCAACGGGGCAGGCAAGACCACCGCCCTACGCGCCCTCGCCGGCCTCGTCCCGCTCAGTGGCGGCCATCTGCGGCTGGACGGCGCCGAGTTGGACCGTACGCCACCCGAGTCCCGCCCGGTCGGCGTGGTCTTCCAGGACTACCTGCTCTTCCCCCACCTGACAGCCCTCGACAACGTGGCCTTCGGCCCGCGCTGCCAGGGTGCCGGCAAAGCGGAGGCCCGCGCCCTGGCCGCCGAGTGGCTGGAGCGCATGGGCCTCGCCGAGCACGCCGGCGCCAAGCCCCGCCGTCTCTCCGGCGGCCAGGCCCAGCGCGTCGCCGTCGCCCGCGCCCTGGCCATCCGCCCCCGGCTGCTGCTCCTCGACGAACCGCTGGCCGCCCTGGACGCCGGTACCCGCCTCGACGTACGGTCCCAGCTCCGGCGCCACCTGGCCGAGTTCGAGGCGGTGGCGGTCCTGGTCACACACGACCCGCTGGACGCCATGGTGCTGGCCGACCGGTTGGTGGTCGTCGAGCACGGCCGCGTCGTCCAGGAGGGCACGCCCTCCGACATCGCCCGCCATCCCCGTACGGACTACATCGCCCGACTGGTCGGCCTCAACCTCTACCGCGGACAGGCCGACGGCCACACCGTCCGCCTCGACACCGGCCCGGCCATCACCACCACCGAGGTCCTGTCCGGCCCGGTCTTCGTGGCGTTCCCACCGAGCGCCGTCACCCTGTTCCGGGACCCGCCCACCGGCTCCAGCGCCCGCAACCACTGGCGCTGCGAGGTGGCCGGCCTGGAGACGCACGGCGACCAGATCCGCGCGGACCTCACCGGCGAACTCCCGCTGGCCGCCGACCTCACCACGGTCGCCGCGGCCGAACTCGACCTGCGCCCGGGCGCAACGGTCTGGGCGACGGTCAAGGCCGTACAGACCCACGCATACCCTGCATAAGGCCCTCAAAGCCCTACCGTGATGCCATGACCCTGAGCATCCGAAACCAACTCCCCGGCACCGTCACCGCCATCACCCCCGGCGAGGCGATGGCCACCGTCGGCATCCGCCTCGCCGGCGGCCAGGACCTCACCGCGGCGATCACCCTTGAAGCCGTGAACGACCTGGCGCTCGCCCCGGGCTCCGCGGTCCGCGCCCTGGTGAAGTCGACAGAGGTCTCCCTCGCCACCGGCCCGGTCAAGGGCCTGTCCATCCGCAACCAGCTGCCCGGCACGGTCACCGCGGTCACCTCCGGCGGTGCGATGGCCTCCGTCAAGGTGGCCGTCGAGGGCGGCGAACTCACCTCCGCGATCACGAGGGACGCCGCCCAGGACCTCGGTCTGGCTTCCGGCACAACGGTCGTCGCCCTGATCAAGTCGACCGAGATCTCGCTCGCTACGGCATAACGCGAAGAGGCCCCGCCGAAGCGGGGCCCCTCGTTTCCGGCTCAGTCCTCGTACGCGTCCAGCGGCGGGCACGAGCAGACCAGGTTGCGGTCACCGAAGGCCTGGTCGATCCGACGCACCGGCGGCCAGTACTTGTCGGCGACCGACACCCCGGCCGGGAAGACAGCCTCCTCACGCGTGTACGCGTGCTCCCACTCCCCACCGAGCGCGGCGGCCGTGTGCGGCGCACCCCGGAGCGGGTTGTCCTCGGCCGGCCACTCGCCCGCGCCGACCTTCTCGATCTCCGCACGGATGGCGATCATCGTGTCGCAGAACCGGTCCAGCTCGATCAGGTCCTCGGACTCGGTCGGCTCGATCATCAACGTGCCGGCCACCGGGAACGACATCGTCGGCGCGTGGAACCCGTAGTCGATCAGCCGCTTGGCGACGTCGTCGACGCTCACACCGGTCGCCCTGGTCAGCGGTCGCAGGTCGATGATGCACTCGTGCGCGACCAGGCCGCCGGGGCCGTTGTAGAGCACGGGGTAGTGCGGTTCGAGCCGCTTGGCGATGTAGTTGGCGCTGAGGACCGCCACCTGCGTGGCACGCTTCAGGCCCTCGCCGCCCATCAGCCGGACGTACGCCCACGAGATCGGCAGGATCCCCGCGGAACCCCACGGAGCCGCCGATATCGGCCCGACACCCGTCTCGGGACCGGCCGCCGGCTGCATCGGGTGGTTCGGCAGATACGGCGCCAGGTGCGCGCGCACACCGACCGGACCGACCCCGGGACCGCCGCCGCCGTGCGGGATGCAGAAGGTCTTGTGCAGGTTGAGGTGCGAGACGTCACCGCCGAAGTGCCCCGGCTTGGCAAGCCCCACCAGGGCGTTGAGGTTGGCCCCGTCGACGTACACCTGCCCGCCGGCCTCGTGCACCTGCGCGCAGATGTCGGCGACATGCTCCTCGAACACACCGTGCGTGGAGGGGTACGTGATCATCAGCACGGACAGCTCGTCGCGGTACTGCTCGATCTTCGCCCGCAGGTCCTCGACGTCGATCTCGCCGTCCTCGGCGGTCTTCACGACGACGACCTTCATGCCGGCCATGACGGCGCTGGCGGCGTTCGTGCCGTGTGCGGAGGACGGGATCAGACACACGGTCCGCTGCTCGTCGCCGTTGGCCCGGTGGTATCCGCGGACGGCGAGCAGCCCGGCCAGCTCGCCCTGCGAACCGGCGTTGGGCTGCAGCGACACCTTGTCGTACCCGGTGACCTCGGCGAGCCGCTCCTCCAGCTCACGGATGAGCGTGAGATACCCCTGCGCCTGCTCGGCGGGCGCGAACGGGTGCAGCTGCCCGAACTCGGGCCAGGTGACCGGCTCCATCTCCGTGGTCGCGTTGAGCTTCATGGTGCAGGAGCCCAGCGGGATCATGCCGCGGTCGAGCGCGTAGTCGCGGTCGGCGAGCCGGCGCAGGTAGCGCAGCATCGCGGTCTCGGAGCGGTGCTGGTGGAAGACGGGGTGGGTGAGGAATGCGTCGCTGCGCAGCAGGGCCTGCGGGATCGCTTCCCCGGCGGCCTCGTCCAGCGCCTCGATGTCGCCCTCGACCCCGAACGCGGCCCACACGGCGCCCAGTTGGGCCCGCAAGGTGGTCTCGTCACAGGCGATCGACACCTGGTCGGCGTCGACGAAGTGGAGGTTGACGCCGTTCTCACGTGCGGTGGCCACCACCTCGGCGGCGCGGCCCGGCACGCGCGCGGTGAGCGTGTCGAAGTACGAGCCGTGCACGACCTCGACGCCGCCGGCGGTGAGCCCCGCGGCGAGGATCGTGGCGTACCGGTGGGTGCGCTGCGCGATGCCCCTCAGCCCGTCGGGCCCGTGGTACACGGCGTACATACCGGCCATGACGGCGAGCAGTACCTGGGCGGTGCAGATGTTGCTGGTCGCCTTCTCGCGACGGATGTGCTGCTCGCGGGTCTGCAGCGCCAGCCGGTAGGCCTTGTTCCCGTCGGCGTCCACGGACACCCCCACGAGCCGCCCGGGCAGGCTGCGCGCGAACTTCTCGTGTACGGCCATGTAGCCGGCGTGCGGCCCGCCGAAGCCCATCGGCACACCGAACCGCTGCGTCGTACCGACGGCGATG
It encodes:
- the modA gene encoding molybdate ABC transporter substrate-binding protein, yielding MTRSARRTRRALQAAGAGAAALLALSACSSSDSDSGSTTSGSSASSSSSPKLSGDVTVFAAASLQESFTTLGKEFEKAHPGTKVTFSFGGSDSLAAGITGGAPADVFASASPKTMAIVTDKKDNATVPATFVRNQLEIATLPGNPDKVSSLKDLTRSGLKVVLCDKTVPCGAAAQKALDASKLKLTPVSYEEDVKSALNKVVLKEADAAVVYKTDVKTAGSKVEGVEFPESADAINDYPITLLKDSKNPETAKAFIALVQSAEGQKVLSEAGFLKP
- a CDS encoding TOBE domain-containing protein, yielding MTLSIRNQLPGTVTAITPGEAMATVGIRLAGGQDLTAAITLEAVNDLALAPGSAVRALVKSTEVSLATGPVKGLSIRNQLPGTVTAVTSGGAMASVKVAVEGGELTSAITRDAAQDLGLASGTTVVALIKSTEISLATA
- a CDS encoding ABC transporter permease: MTSTDKSDAAADTLQGGPRRGPVRSGRRGVPLPLLVPALIGLAFLLLPLVALLVRAPWSTLPEQLTSTEVWQALKLSLVCATAATAVSLVVGVPLAWLLARTDFPGRGFVRALVTLPLVLPPVVGGVALLFALGRNGVVGQWLDSWFGITLPFTTAGVVVAESFVAMPFLVISVEGTLRAADPRYEEAAATLGASRFTAFRRVTLPLIAPGIGAGAVLAWARALGEFGATITFAGNFPGRTQTMPLAVYLALQNNPEAAIALSLVLLAVSIAVLAGLRDRWMTPS
- the gcvP gene encoding aminomethyl-transferring glycine dehydrogenase; the encoded protein is MTAHRIPLSELEKGIPFEQRHIGPDHEARAKMLAHVGYGSLDELTAAAVPDVIKNADALDLPGARTEAEVLAELRSLADRNQVLDSMIGLGYYGTFTPPVILRNVMENPAWYTAYTPYQPEISQGRLEALLNFQTMVADLTGLPTSGASLLDEGTAAAEAMALSRRMGRNKKGLFLIDADVLPQTVAVIETRAEPTGVEVVVADLSEGIPAEIAGREINGVLVQYPGASGVVRDIKALIDQAHELGALVTVAADLLALTLLKSPGELGADIAVGTTQRFGVPMGFGGPHAGYMAVHEKFARSLPGRLVGVSVDADGNKAYRLALQTREQHIRREKATSNICTAQVLLAVMAGMYAVYHGPDGLRGIAQRTHRYATILAAGLTAGGVEVVHGSYFDTLTARVPGRAAEVVATARENGVNLHFVDADQVSIACDETTLRAQLGAVWAAFGVEGDIEALDEAAGEAIPQALLRSDAFLTHPVFHQHRSETAMLRYLRRLADRDYALDRGMIPLGSCTMKLNATTEMEPVTWPEFGQLHPFAPAEQAQGYLTLIRELEERLAEVTGYDKVSLQPNAGSQGELAGLLAVRGYHRANGDEQRTVCLIPSSAHGTNAASAVMAGMKVVVVKTAEDGEIDVEDLRAKIEQYRDELSVLMITYPSTHGVFEEHVADICAQVHEAGGQVYVDGANLNALVGLAKPGHFGGDVSHLNLHKTFCIPHGGGGPGVGPVGVRAHLAPYLPNHPMQPAAGPETGVGPISAAPWGSAGILPISWAYVRLMGGEGLKRATQVAVLSANYIAKRLEPHYPVLYNGPGGLVAHECIIDLRPLTRATGVSVDDVAKRLIDYGFHAPTMSFPVAGTLMIEPTESEDLIELDRFCDTMIAIRAEIEKVGAGEWPAEDNPLRGAPHTAAALGGEWEHAYTREEAVFPAGVSVADKYWPPVRRIDQAFGDRNLVCSCPPLDAYED
- a CDS encoding amino acid transporter — translated: MATTEQPPPSRLRAWMLEGLSEMGKGHPQQAAAPEIEPKPRPKLEHQGQPWYRVMCLTGVDYFSTLGYQPGIAALAAGLLSPIATIVLVIVTLAGALPVYRRVAEESPHGEGSIAMLERLLSFWQGKLFVLTLLGFAATDFLITITLSAADASTHLVENPHLTSALHDKQMLITLILVALLGAVFLKGFLEAIGVAFALVGIYLTLNVVVVLVGLWHVVTAGHVITDWSSALTTEHGNIFAMVGVALLVFPKLALGLSGFETGVAVMPHVKGDSDDTEEQPTGRIRDTKKLLTIAALIMSVFLIATSFITTLLIPEKEFKPGGQANGRALAYLSHEYLGNAFGTVYDVSTIAILWFAGASAMAGLLNLMPRYLPRYGMAPHWARAVRPMVIVFTLIAFLVTWIFDASVDAQGGAYATGVLVLISSAAVAVTIAARKARQRNWTIAFAVISAVFLYTTVVNVIERPDGVKIGACFIAGIILVSLLSRLARAFELRVTDVELDDMAERFIRDMSSRKIRFIANEPDQRDKAEYRDKIEQIRNDNDIPGEDFVFVEVTVLDPSEFEAGLRVRGEVLHDRYRVLTLESSSIPNALAALLLHVRDTTKCTPHIYFEWTEGGPFANFLRFFLFGQGEVAPVTREVLREAEPDRTRRPRVHTG
- a CDS encoding ABC transporter ATP-binding protein, with the protein product MTNTHPAAADGARPPKGQPAPDNESTTGGAGENTYPAEGRPPPTHPNPHPHPSDGLDAHLVVDRKTFRLDVTLTAAPGDVVAVLGPNGAGKTTALRALAGLVPLSGGHLRLDGAELDRTPPESRPVGVVFQDYLLFPHLTALDNVAFGPRCQGAGKAEARALAAEWLERMGLAEHAGAKPRRLSGGQAQRVAVARALAIRPRLLLLDEPLAALDAGTRLDVRSQLRRHLAEFEAVAVLVTHDPLDAMVLADRLVVVEHGRVVQEGTPSDIARHPRTDYIARLVGLNLYRGQADGHTVRLDTGPAITTTEVLSGPVFVAFPPSAVTLFRDPPTGSSARNHWRCEVAGLETHGDQIRADLTGELPLAADLTTVAAAELDLRPGATVWATVKAVQTHAYPA
- a CDS encoding TOBE domain-containing protein, whose amino-acid sequence is MQSYTIGQAARLLGVSPDTARRWADAGRVATHRDESGRRLIEGRDLAAFSVELAKAGSAEEETSYTSVRNAFPGIVTAIKLGDVAAQVEIQAGPHRLVSLLTREAVEELGLEVGMEATARVKSTNVHIDRT
- a CDS encoding DUF1707 SHOCT-like domain-containing protein, which codes for MSGEVSRSGGASLGLRASHADRDRVVDVLRIAAGDGRLTVEELGERVEAALSARTMGELAVLTTDLPTDDAEAAAEVKDVVRIDQRGGSARRGEEWVVPRRLEIESEWGDVTLDFTGAVITHDTLYIDLDMRGGTLRLMTRPGVVVDTDSLVIDYAKIKERSSGGQDMPVALRVVVGGRMSFGRVVVRPQRRGLVRKAPTP